The following are encoded in a window of Castanea sativa cultivar Marrone di Chiusa Pesio chromosome 5, ASM4071231v1 genomic DNA:
- the LOC142634058 gene encoding GDSL esterase/lipase 2-like, with protein MMGLRLHLCFLALFSTLSISAHGLGTLCLPEEHVALFIFGDSLFDAGNNNYINTITDYQANYEPYGENFFKYSTGRFSDGRIIPDFIAEFANLPFITPYLHPGYHRYTDGVNFASAGAGALAETHQGKVIDLKSQLNNFKNLESLLSKELGDAEAKKLLFRAVYIISVGSNDYAVPFTRNSSIFQSYTPEEYVDMVISNLTFVIEEIYKKGGRKFGFPNLSPLGCLPLARALIPGNTGACKQELTALAILHNKALSEVLQKLENELNGFKYSITDTYTILSERINSPLKYGFKEGNIACCGIGPYKGINSCGGKRSVKEYELCENASEYLFFDTGHLSEKAYQQFAEQMWSGTLNVTGPYNLKELFEDKWV; from the exons atgATGGGTTTAAGGCTTCACTTATGTTTCTTGGCTTTGTTTTCAACCCTTTCAATCTCAGCCCACGGCCTTGGTACCCTTTGCCTGCCAGAGGAACATGTTGCTTTATTCATCTTTGGAGATTCATTATTCGATGCTGGAAACAACAACTATATCAACACCATTACTGATTACCAAGCAAATTATGAGCCATATGGGGAGAACTTTTTCAAGTACTCTACTGGGAGATTTTCTGATGGCCGTATAATTCCAGATTTTATTG CTGAGTTTGCAAATTTGCCGTTCATTACACCGTATCTACATCCTGGTTATCATCGATATACTGATGGGGTAAACTTCGCATCTGCAGGAGCTGGTGCTCTTGCTGAAACTCACCAAGGAAAg GTGATAGATCTAAAATCTCAACTGAATAATTTCAAGAACTTGGAGAGTCTTTTGAGCAAAGAACTCGGTGATGCAgaagcaaaaaaattattgttcagAGCTGTATACATCATTAGCGTGGGGAGTAATGATTATGCAGTCCCTTTCACTAGGAATTCTAGCATTTTTCAATCCTACACTCCAGAAGAATACGTAGACATGGTGATCAGCAATTTAACATTTGTGATCGaa GAAATATATAAGAAAGGAGGAAGGAAATTTGGGTTTCCAAACTTGTCGCCATTGGGTTGTTTACCATTGGCAAGAGCACTAATTCCAGGAAACACAGGTGCATGCAAGCAGGAACTTACAGCCCTAGCAATATTGCACAATAAAGCACTCTCTGAAGTCCTCCAGAAGCTAGAGAATGAGCTCAATGGATTCAAATATTCAATAACCGATACCTACACTATTCTTAGTGAAAGAATAAATAGCCCTTTGAAATATG GTTTCAAGGAAgggaatattgcatgttgtggaATTGGTCCATACAAAGGAATAAATAGTTGTGGAGGGAAGAGATCAGTTAAAGAGTACGAATTATGTGAGAATGCTAGTGAATATTTGTTCTTTGACACTGGTCATCTTTCCGAAAAGGCCTACCAGCAATTCGCAGAGCAAATGTGGAGTGGAACTCTCAATGTCACAGGACCTTACAATCTTAAAGAATTGTTTGAAGACAAATGGGTGTAG
- the LOC142633618 gene encoding GDSL esterase/lipase 1-like, with product MMGLRFYLCFLALFSTFFISTLGLGHLCLPEEHVALFIFGDSVFDAGNNNYINTITDYQANYEPYGENFFKYSTGRYSDGRIIPDFIAEFAKLPFITPYLHPGYDQYTDGANFASAGAGALAETRQGMVIDLKTQLSYFKNFERLLSKKLDDAEAKSLLSRAVYLINIGANDYVVPFTRNSSIFQSYSQKEYVDMVIGNLTFVIKEIYKEGGRKFGIPNVAPLGCLPLGRALNSGKTNECKHELTALAKLHNKALSEVLQNLENELNGFRYSIADAYTILSERINNPLKYGFKEGYNACCGIGPYRGINSCGGKRSVKEYELCENASEYVFFDTAHPTEKAYQQLAELMWSGTPNVAGPYNLKALFEQK from the exons ATGATGGGCTTAAGGTTCTACTTGTGTTTCTTGGCTTTGTTTTCAACCTTTTTTATCTCAACCCTCGGCCTTGGTCACCTTTGCCTGCCAGAAGAACATGTTGCCTTATTCATCTTTGGAGATTCAGTATTTGATGCTGgaaataataattatatcaaCACCATTACTGATTACCAAGCAAATTATGAGCCATATGGGGAGAACTTTTTCAAGTACTCTACTGGGAGATATTCCGATGGCCGTATAATTCCAGATTTTATTG CTGAGTTTGCAAAGTTGCCATTCATTACACCTTATCTACATCCTGGTTACGATCAATATACTGACGGGGCAAACTTCGCATCCGCTGGAGCCGGTGCTCTTGCTGAAACTCGCCAAGGAATG GTGATCGACCTAAAAACTCAATTAAGTTATTTCAAGAACTTCGAGAGGTTATTGAGCAAAAAACTTGATGATGCAGAAGCTAAGTCATTATTGTCCAGAGCTGTATACTTAATCAACATTGGAGCTAATGATTATGTAGTCCCTTTCACGAGGAATTCCAGCATCTTTCAATCCTATTCCCAAAAAGAATATGTAGACATGGTGATCGGCAATTTGACATTTGTGATCAAG GAAATATATAAGGAAGGAGGAAGAAAATTTGGGATTCCAAACGTGGCGCCATTGGGTTGTCTTCCATTGGGAAGAGCACTAAATTCAGGAAAGACAAATGAATGCAAGCACGAACTAACAGCCCTAGCAAAACTGCATAATAAAGCACTTTCCGAAGTTCTCCAAAATCTAGAGAACGAGCTCAATGGATTCAGATATTCAATAGCCGATGCCTACACTATTCTgagtgaaagaataaataatCCTTTGAAATATG GTTTTAAGGAAGGGTATAATGCATGCTGTGGAATTGGACCATACAGAGGAATTAATAGTTGTGGAGGGAAGAGATCAGTTAAAGAGTACGAATTATGTGAGAATGCTAGTGAATATGTGTTCTTTGACACTGCTCACCCCACAGAAAAGGCCTACCAACAACTCGCAGAGCTAATGTGGAGTGGAACTCCCAATGTTGCAGGACCTTATAATCTCAAAGCATTGTTTGAACAGAAATGA